AAGAATAGCGCACCAATGACTTGGCAGCCATATGGATGATGATTTCGGGTTCGTATTTAGTGAAAACCTTTTTTAGATGTTCCAAATCACGAATATCTCCGACAATCGATGTCATACCCTTGGCTACCCTTGCTATTTCGAACAAACTCGGTTGTGTCGGCGGTGGAAGAGCGTATCCTAAGACATTCGCATCCAAGCTCTGTAGCCACAATGATAACCAACTTCCTTTAAAGCCGGTGTGACCCGTAACCAGGACATTCTTGTCTTTCCAGAATCTTTGGTTCATTATCAAATCTTCCAAGGTGGATTTTCAGAAGCCCAAAGCTCTTCAAGAACGTACTTGTCTCTTAAAGTATCCATAGGTTGCCAAAATCCTTTATGCCTGTAAGCTGATAGTTGGCCGTTTTGTGCTAACCTTTGCAGCGGCTCCAGCTCCCACACAGTCGAATCATTCCTTATGTAGTCTATTACACCTGGTTCCAATACGAAAAACCCACCATTTAGCCACGCCCCCTCATCTCGTCGCTTTTCCCTAAAATTCGAAACTTTAGTTTGTTCTTCCCTCAAAGTGAAAGTTCCAAATCGACCTGGCATCTGAACTGCTGTTAATGTAGCCAAGGTATCTTGCTTCCTGTGAAATTCTATTAGCTGTTTTATATTTACATCACTCACACCATCGCCATAGGTAAAACAGAAAGTTTCCTTATCAAGAAATTTCTCAACACGTTTAAGTCGTCCGCCAGTCATTGTCTTTTCACCTGTATCGACTAATGTAACCCTCCAAGGCTCAACTCCATTTCGATGAACTTCCATATTGTTATTTTTCATGTCAAACGTAACATCGGACATGTGGAGGAAATAATTGGAAAAGTACTCTTTGATGACATAGCCCCTGTATCCACAACAGATGACGAAGTCATTGAAACCGAAGGCAGAATAGATTTTCATGATATGCCACAAAATCGGTCTGTTTCCGACTTCCACCATCGGTTTGGGTTGAACGCCACTCTCTTCACTGATGCGTGAGCCATACCCACCAGCAAGGATTACTACTTTCATCAGAAACCTCCCCCCCTTTTATTTAATGTATCCCATAAACCAGACAAATATATTCATTCGATGGGTCATTGATATTCACTTAAAGCTAGAATTTAACGACAATGATTTATTTTGGTTAGTAAATCGAAGTGACTCTGTTCTTTAATAAATTATAGGTGAGATGCCTATAGATTATTCACTATCAGGTCAAAATGAAGGCTAGATGGTATATGAAAGAATCTCTTTCCGGGATTTGCTAAGTTAGTTAACCAAAACAAAGTTAACATAATTTAGATTAAAGCCACCTGTGTCCATTTCTATCCTCATCACCTGCTCACCAGCATTTAACTGCACCCCTTCTACCGTTACAGTCTGCCAGCTTTGCTCTCCACCCGTGTTGGGTACTCCTATTGCACCCGTCTTATCTACTCCATTAAATTTGATCCGAAAGACATTACCACTCTCCTCCGAAGCCACACGCGCTTCTATCCTGTAAGTGCCCGAGGAAGTAACACTCACGGTGTATTCCAACCAATCCCCAGGCTCTGTTCCCTTAATATTAAAACCCCCTCCTACGTCTGTAGAATCCTCAAGATTCAAATTTGAGGCATCTACCCGATGCGTTGGCCAAACAGTAGGGAACGTATTAAAAAAGGCATAACCTTTCCCACCCCAGTCAAAGTCTTCCGCCTCAATAACACCTGGAATACTAGCAGGTGTATCATAAAAGGGAGCCTGTTGTACTACCGTTCCACTATATGCCGCAGGGTTTGATAGGACTCGCCACCATTCATCCGTTGCTATAGATTTACTAGCGCTAGTGACTACCAATGCGTTACCATTAGGATCATCTTTGAAAGCTGGTACCTTCGAGAAAGGATTCCCCCATGAATTGGTTGCATCTATCCAGTGACTGAACGAAACCCGTTTGGTTGTGAGTACATAATCAGTCCTCATTAAAGCTATGGCAGGCGGTACATCAATATCAACATTGTCAGGAAGATTAACACGAAGCTGGTCCTTATCAACCATAAAACGCTTTAGCTCATTCTCAGGTATTTCTGTTCCTCCCAGCCTTGATTTAAAAACGTCTGGAGCATTGTCTTTAGATACCTTAAATTGTACATACCTAAACTTTTGGAGCACTATAAAAGCAGCCCATCCGTCTAACTGCCCATTATAACCGTTCATGTCATTCTCTCTCTCAAAAACAGAAACAACTACGACTTTGTCATCAATACTGTTGTCCAACAGATAAGCATCTGCCACTGCGGTCAGAGGACCACCTGTAACTATAACCAATGGGTTTTCTGGTGTAGCTTTGTTTGCTTGTTGTACGATCAGGCGACTGCCTGGGGTATCAATAGGTTCCGTATCTTCAATTGTGTCAGAGACAGGATGCGCAAGGGGTCTTGCAGGACCTGCAGCAGGATCGGGGATATTGATCATCCCGCTTCTTCGCGCCTTGCCTACTATGTCTGTGTACATAGTAGTTTCCCAAATATCGGGCAGGCCCGGCCTTCCGCCAAATGCTGAATCTGGAATAATTCCTACTAGATTAATCTCTCCAGCGCTTGCCAGAGCCATTAAATACTCCAATGTATAACAATCCATATTGCCGTCATTTGTGTGAATGATAGGGCTTGTACTGCCGCTTGGTAACGCAAGGTCTGGAGTGTCTCCGGGTTGAGGGTTTCCTGAAAGCGAATCGCGCCCATTGCTTTCTCCCCCTCCGCTACAGGATAGTAGTATTAACAAACTCACATTAATTAGATTTATGTAAATTATTTTTGTTGTTAGAGCCATGGTCGATTTACCTTCCTTTAACAAATGTAAATACTGAAATTACCTACTCAACAGCGTTGAAGAAATTGCCTTTCTTATTGGCCGTGGGATAAAAGGCGACACTTTGCTATGGAGCCATCTATAAATATTCTGAGATTCAGATTGCTTAGGAATAACTACCTGCTCAACAAAAAACTGGTCAGCCTCGCTGTTTCTCACAACATAGGGTGGGTGCTGGAGTGGGAAGATCATCTCGCCGGCAGGAAGATTGGCAAGTTTATTGTTTGCAGATTTTGTGTGAGTGGCTTCCACACCAAATCCAACATTAGAAATGAGTGTTGTGTTAGGCAAGATCGAAAGTCCATTCTGAGACCAACAGGCAAAGGTCCATTGGTAATCCCAATAGTCAATATTTCCGGCGCTAGCGTAGGCTCGATCAAATTTATCTTGCCAATAAGCAACAGCTCTTAGGTCCCCGACAATATCGAGCAACCATGGTGAATTACGAAGCATGGGCCATAGTTTCAATCCTATATCAAAATGCCGCCAAGCTCTGCGCCAGGAGGCCCAACCCCAACATATGTTATGCCAAGAAAAGAAGTAACTAAGGGAGCTCCGTCTCTTGCCGAACTGGAAATTATTTCCGCAAATCTGTACTATCCTTTCATCATCACGATATCTCTTCAGTAGCTCCTCACAATAACGGAAAAAAGTAGGATGTGGTACACAATCATCCTCCAGGATGATTGCCTCCTCTACATGCTCAAAAACCCAGCTAATTCCTGTGGCGGGCCGTTTCCCGCACCCTAAATTTATATCAGAATAGTCCTTGAACAGCTCACATTTCCAATCTATGCGCTCAATAATGGAACGCGCCGCAGCGCATGTTTCCGCGTCTTCGGGATGATCATCCCGCGGCCCATCAGCTATGACTAACAGCTTCGACGGCTTGGCCCGGGCGATTTCCGCAAATACCCGCTCAGTAGTATCTGGACGATTGAATATTATAAAAGCTACAGGAGTATGCATAATTTATAAGATTTTATCTTGGATCGAGGTATGCTAATTGTGGATTAATATATAGGGAGGATCTAATAAAATCTTCGATCCTTTTTGACACTTGAGCTTTGTCACCAATAAGCTCCTCTATCGGATACATCTGTTTCCTTAGGTCTGTACTTATCAGGCATATCTATCCGATAATCATTAAAGTATTTCTTTTTCGAATGCCACCGCTCTCGCCACCTTTTCCCTATTACTCCGAACAAAACCTGTAAATGACCACCTTGGTGAATACCGATTTTACCAATACTTTTGATATAAGAGGCGATAGGTATCGCTAGTCCTGCGGCAGCTATTATAACAATATCGAAATCTTTTTTTCAATTTCAGTTGTTATATATTTAAATAAATCTATAGCCATGGAATACTTTTTATGTGTTTCATTGGCAAATCCGTAGGGGAATTCAAGTGCATCCACTTCTTTGGAATAAAACCACTTTTTCCCTATTTTAGACCAAACCCCTTCAAATATTTCCTTGGTCGCCCTCTTTTGAAGAATCCCCGCGAAAGTACGCACGATGAGCAGTCTCTTGCCCTTGAAAAAAGGCAGATAGCACGCTTCATCGCTGCTCGGAATTGAACGATCTGGTTCTTGCCGCACGTAGTTGATCAACTTGTTATTCACTTTGTAGTACTTCAGAATCTCCTATTCCATCGGCGTATCGAGAATAATCTCTAAGCAATCCAGATTCCGTAAATGTGGCATATAGAACCGGTTAAGCTCAAGATAGAACGAGGGCTGGTCAGGAAAGACCCCTCTTACCGAGCGCGTATCCCTTGCGTTGTTCAACAGCGACCGGTATGTCCTCTAGGAGGGCGGGGCGCCCTATCTTCGATTAGCACAATTCACAGGCCTTTCGCCAAAGATATTGCTTCCAGCGGCGTGCAATACACGACGTACTAGCACCTGTTTAGGCCTCGCTGGTCGCTGCAATGCCACCTCGGCCTCCGAGCTCTGACTATGAACTCATCGATCTTTCATAAAATGTTCCTAATATGGCGTCATTCAGAGCCGGTAGGCCGAACGACGCAACACCGTATATAGGTACATTACTTATTACTTATTCGCCATGCCCGTGGCTCCTGGGTTGCACTTGCCAAAATACCGGACATGAACTGCTCTAGCTGAGCACATGCCACCTCAGGGCTGTAGCGACCGAGAGACCTCTTGCCCATCTCCCCCATCCTGTCCAGTTGGCTGTCCGGCAGCGCCCACAATCTTAGCATTGCGTCTGCCAGTCCGTGGTGGTCGCCGGGCTCGACGAGGAAGCCACTCTCTCCATCGACCAGCAACTCGTCGAAACTGGCTCCTCGCGTTCCGATTACCGGGCGGCCCAGCGCCATTGACTCCAGGCAAGCATTCGGTAGATTATCAATCAGTGATGGCAGAACGACGCCCCGGGAATGCCTGATGATGGGGTAAAGCTGTGGGTGGGGCAGTGGGCTAAGGTAGTGGATGCGCTCCGCATGGGGAGGTAGAATCTTCTGAACCGCTTCCCACCGAGCCTGCCCTACGAAAACGAAATGCATATCTGGACAGCGTGGCATTACCGTACGCAACGCCTCAACCAGTACGTAAAGGCCCTTGAGCCGAGTAATCCAACCAAAGAACAGGAGGTAACGTAGGTTCGCCAGGTTCCGGGCGTAAACCGACTCGTCCGTCATTTCCGTCTCTATGAACATAGGCGGAGGTATCACATCTATACTCAGTCCCACGTGTTCACGGATGACTTGCGCCAAGCATCTGCTAGGAGAGTAAACACCGGCGCTGCGGCGCATTGCCAGAAGCTCCAACCATTCGGACAATCGGCGGTCTAGTGCAGGTAGGGCTCCCTCTGCCTTACGCCACGCCGGTTCATAATTGGATATGCGGGTTACCACTGGAACCGGGCTATTCAAGGATAAGAACAGTCCAGGCGCATTGAACTGGGGCACCTGGACCACGTCAAAGGGTGCTTCCTTGTGACGGCGTAGGAACACGCTGCGAAGTCGGTGAGCGACTCTCAGAGTAGCAAGGGTTCTCGGGATGCGAAACCGCCGGGGGAACAGATCGAACAGACGCGTCAGCCACTGGGGAACTTCGGAACGGACGCGGTGCACCGGGATCCCATGGTGGGTGCTTGTTCCATCGCGTTCTGCACGGGTAAAAATCTCGACCTCATGGCCGAGCCTAGAAAGTGCGGCGGATACGCGGTTCAAGTAGTTCCCAATACCACCACCGTCTAGGTATTCGGTAACAAACTCAAGAGTTAGAAATGCAATCCTCATGACTACTATGCTCTGTAATGCCTGGCCCCTGCTATGAGCTTACGTCCGGCCCAACTCAAAGACCAGCCGGCCAACCACGGAAGCATCATCGTCAATCCCAACTCTTCCTTCATTTCCCTCAAACGCTGGCCCCGGGATTTAGGCTGCAGCGGGTTGCCGCCGTGAACGATGGTCTCCTTCCTCCCGCTGGCCGCGAATCGCTCTAGAGCCTCGCCAGACATTGTCCATTCGGCTAACGTCGCCTCAATCACTCCAGGTGTTATCTGGCCGGGTTCTAACGCTCGCTTTTCCGTCCATTTCTCGTCCGCCACCCATTTGGAGAAGCCGTAGTCACGACGCACATCAACCTGTATGTCCCCGGTATCAACGATACCGGCAGCGAGTCCAAAGAGGGCCACCCGGTAGTCAGGGTCCCGAACCGCCACCCGTCTCCAGTATTCGACTAAGAGATGCATTTGCTCACCGAATTTACGCGCGTGGACGTAGCACTTCCGGAAAATATCCCGGTAGTACTGCTCGAAATCGTGCAGCCCGAGCACCAGTGGCGTCTCCACCCACGGATGTCCCTGCTCCGCCATCCTGTTCAGCGTGTAGTACTCCGGGCGGACGTCTTCCCCTTCTGGTGGTATCAAGTCGAGCGCCTTAGGCAGCAAGGACGTGCGGTACAGGTGCGAGCCTGCGGGCCGACGCACTCCAAAGAACTTGTCCAGCACCATTCCTTGTACCTCGCACACCTCTGCGGGCAGATCACAAGCTACATTCAGCAGTTCCGAAACTACGTAGGGTCTCACCAGCACATCGGCGTCGATGCACAGCGTCCACGGAAGCTCCCGCTCGATGCCAGCCCGGTAGGAGTCCGCAAGAGTCGCTGAGAACGGAGCATTGCTCACTGTGATGAGGTTACACTCTGGTACCTGCTGGGCAAGCAGATTTCGGCACGCCGCCTCCGTCCGCTCCCCCACCGAGCGGATCACCACGGTCACTCCGGTTACAAGGGTATTAGTTTCCATAGCAGCATAGCCAAGACGTTTCGTGAGTGGAAACCGGATCATCGGTGCGGTGAGCTGGCGGCACGTCAGTACTCACGTGCCTTCATTTGACAGCAGTCACAACATATCCCGTCGTCATTGCATCGGTCTGAACGAGCTTGCTCAGAAGGACAGTCAATGGCCGCTTAATATAGAAGATGAACGGGATAATGAAGTAGGACGCGAGCTTGGCGGAGCTCCCATTTTC
Above is a window of Thermodesulfobacteriota bacterium DNA encoding:
- the rfbF gene encoding glucose-1-phosphate cytidylyltransferase, giving the protein MKVVILAGGYGSRISEESGVQPKPMVEVGNRPILWHIMKIYSAFGFNDFVICCGYRGYVIKEYFSNYFLHMSDVTFDMKNNNMEVHRNGVEPWRVTLVDTGEKTMTGGRLKRVEKFLDKETFCFTYGDGVSDVNIKQLIEFHRKQDTLATLTAVQMPGRFGTFTLREEQTKVSNFREKRRDEGAWLNGGFFVLEPGVIDYIRNDSTVWELEPLQRLAQNGQLSAYRHKGFWQPMDTLRDKYVLEELWASENPPWKI
- a CDS encoding carbohydrate-binding domain-containing protein produces the protein MALTTKIIYINLINVSLLILLSCSGGGESNGRDSLSGNPQPGDTPDLALPSGSTSPIIHTNDGNMDCYTLEYLMALASAGEINLVGIIPDSAFGGRPGLPDIWETTMYTDIVGKARRSGMINIPDPAAGPARPLAHPVSDTIEDTEPIDTPGSRLIVQQANKATPENPLVIVTGGPLTAVADAYLLDNSIDDKVVVVSVFERENDMNGYNGQLDGWAAFIVLQKFRYVQFKVSKDNAPDVFKSRLGGTEIPENELKRFMVDKDQLRVNLPDNVDIDVPPAIALMRTDYVLTTKRVSFSHWIDATNSWGNPFSKVPAFKDDPNGNALVVTSASKSIATDEWWRVLSNPAAYSGTVVQQAPFYDTPASIPGVIEAEDFDWGGKGYAFFNTFPTVWPTHRVDASNLNLEDSTDVGGGFNIKGTEPGDWLEYTVSVTSSGTYRIEARVASEESGNVFRIKFNGVDKTGAIGVPNTGGEQSWQTVTVEGVQLNAGEQVMRIEMDTGGFNLNYVNFVLVN
- a CDS encoding glycosyltransferase family 2 protein, which encodes MHTPVAFIIFNRPDTTERVFAEIARAKPSKLLVIADGPRDDHPEDAETCAAARSIIERIDWKCELFKDYSDINLGCGKRPATGISWVFEHVEEAIILEDDCVPHPTFFRYCEELLKRYRDDERIVQICGNNFQFGKRRSSLSYFFSWHNICWGWASWRRAWRHFDIGLKLWPMLRNSPWLLDIVGDLRAVAYWQDKFDRAYASAGNIDYWDYQWTFACWSQNGLSILPNTTLISNVGFGVEATHTKSANNKLANLPAGEMIFPLQHPPYVVRNSEADQFFVEQVVIPKQSESQNIYRWLHSKVSPFIPRPIRKAISSTLLSR
- a CDS encoding glycosyltransferase family 4 protein, producing the protein MRIAFLTLEFVTEYLDGGGIGNYLNRVSAALSRLGHEVEIFTRAERDGTSTHHGIPVHRVRSEVPQWLTRLFDLFPRRFRIPRTLATLRVAHRLRSVFLRRHKEAPFDVVQVPQFNAPGLFLSLNSPVPVVTRISNYEPAWRKAEGALPALDRRLSEWLELLAMRRSAGVYSPSRCLAQVIREHVGLSIDVIPPPMFIETEMTDESVYARNLANLRYLLFFGWITRLKGLYVLVEALRTVMPRCPDMHFVFVGQARWEAVQKILPPHAERIHYLSPLPHPQLYPIIRHSRGVVLPSLIDNLPNACLESMALGRPVIGTRGASFDELLVDGESGFLVEPGDHHGLADAMLRLWALPDSQLDRMGEMGKRSLGRYSPEVACAQLEQFMSGILASATQEPRAWRISNK